A single Lolium perenne isolate Kyuss_39 chromosome 6, Kyuss_2.0, whole genome shotgun sequence DNA region contains:
- the LOC127310072 gene encoding mitochondrial metalloendopeptidase OMA1-like yields the protein MIPFTRRRGGPEWYQDKRVIKAAACLSGCAVITLCCGRFETVPYSNRRHFIVLPPLAEGFLGKCFFARSKIELASKILPPEHPDSVRVRKITMDIVRAAERGLAGHLDRLDWEVIVVKDKLVNASCLPGGKIIVYTGLLEQMEMDAEVATVLGHEVGHAIARHVAENITKFMWFVVLKIVFLQFIDLEEEDELIDGMWKVLFQLPFSRRNEITQVLPEIRGAQLYGFLDGSAVEPEKTLKTKDMEGAEVTIPNPEHARWIAQDQTVLGFLVRNMAKEVLTQMVGLPTSAAVWKAVVEMFSAQSQSRVVHLRTK from the exons ATGATCCCCTTCACCCGGCGCCGCGGCGGGCCAGAGTGGTACCAGGACAAGCGGGTGATCAAAGCGGCGGCCTGCCTCTCTGGCTGCGCCGTGATCACCCTGTGCTGCGGCAGATTCGAGACCGTGCCCTACTCCAACCGCCGCCACTTCATCGTCCTCCCGCCATTGGCGGAGGGATTCCTGGGGAAGTGCTTCTTCGCGCGTTCCAAGATTGAGCTGGCCTCCAAGATCCTCCCTCCGGAACACCCCGACAGCGTTCGAGTCCGCAAGATCACCATGGACATCGTTCGCGCTGCAGAACGCGGACTCGCCGGACATCTCGATCGGCTCGACTGGGAGGTGATCGTCGTCAAAGATAAGCTTGTCAACGCGTCGTGCCTTCCCGGTGGCAAAATTATAGTCTACACAGGACTCCTGGAACAGATGGAGATGGATGCTGAGGTTGCGACTGTGCTTGGGCATGAG GTTGGCCACGCTATTGCAAGACACGTAGCGGAGAACATCACCAAGTTCATGTGGTTTGTCGTCCTGAAAATTGTTTTCCTGCAGTTTATTGACTTGGAAGAAGAAGATGAGTTGATTGATGGAATGTGGAAAGTATTGTTTCAGCTGCCCTTCTCCAGAAG GAATGAGATC ACCCAAGTTCTGCCTGAGATCCGCGGGGCCCAGCTGTACGGTTTCCTCGATGGATCGGCGGTGGAACCAGAGAAGACCCTGAAGACGAAGGACATGGAAGGGGCTGAGGTGACAATTCCCAACCCCGAGCATGCGCGGTGGATAGCGCAGGACCAGACGGTGTTAGGTTTTCTAGTCAGGAACATGGCGAAAGAGGTCTTGACACAGATGGTTGGTCTTCCGACGTCTGCAGCTGTCTGGAAGGCTGTGGTGGAGATGTTCTCCGCCCAATCGCAGTCCCGTGTGGTGCATCTTCGCACCAAGTAG
- the LOC127309337 gene encoding mitochondrial metalloendopeptidase OMA1-like, whose amino-acid sequence MNYILRRTGSDLFRLLKRYSYKPAFRPKPAPPLQTATRHYHVYPQRSEITAPSRALVLTRQCPAIRRLLAPLVRTWIPHCRYQASPPRPELIHFTRGVGRLPWFLDWRKVTARFLLPGAAAIAAYYCSLEAVPYTHRTHFILLPPRVERWLGELLFDNTKEDEADKILPPDHDESVRLRRLTSEIVSAAERTLVGPVQRDEHEHRWITKRYRNHVKAPPMTRHLDGLDWEVIVIKDDTVNAMCLPGGKIMVYTGFLDHFKTDAEVAAVLGHEVGHVIARHTAEMASKSLVSMFMRTGIRQFFDNPRLVKYVSKFLQELPLSRKLEIEADHIGMLLLAAAGFDPYIAIEVQEKLGKIGGDSELQNYFSTHPSSKKRAKYLLKDKVMEEALELCRESSVSKAEKASSWS is encoded by the exons ATGAACTATATTTTGAGGAGAACGGGCTCCGACCTCTTCCGGCTCCTAAAGCGCTACAGCTACAAGCCGGCCTTCCGACCAAAGCCGGCGCCGCCGCTGCAGACTGCCACCCGGCACTACCACGTCTACCCGCAGCGTTCGGAGATCACCGCCCCAAGCCGAGCACTAGTACTAACCCGCCAATGCCCTGCCATCCGTCGGCTACTTGCGCCGCTGGTGCGGACGTGGATTCCTCATTGCCGGTACCAGGCCTCGCCACCGCGGCCGGAGCTCATCCACTTCACCCGAGGCGTCGGCAGGCTCCCGTGGTTCCTCGACTGGCGGAAGGTGACTGCGCGGTTTCTCCTCCCGGGCGCTGCCGCCATTGCCGCCTACTACTGTTCCCTCGAGGCGGTGCCGTACACCCACCGCACCCATTTCATCTTGCTCCCTCCGCGGGTCGAGCGGTGGCTCGGTGAGCTCCTGTTTGACAACACCAAGGAGGACGAAGCCGACAAGATCCTCCCACCGGACCACGACGAGTCTGTCCGCCTCCGCCGGCTCACCTCAGAGATCGTCAGCGCCGCCGAACGCACCCTCGTAGGACCTGTCCAGCGAGACGAGCATGAGCACAGGTGGATAACCAAGAGGTACCGGAACCACGTGAAGGCGCCGCCAATGACGAGGCACCTCGACGGGCTGGACTGGGAGGTGATCGTCATCAAAGATGATACCGTCAACGCGATGTGCCTGCCCGGTGGCAAGATTATGGTCTACACTGGGTTCCTCGACCATTTCAAAACCGATGCTGAGGTTGCCGCCGTGCTTGGGCATGAG GTCGGGCACGTTATTGCGAGGCATACGGCTGAGATGGCCAGCAAGAGCCTGGTGTCCATGTTCATGCGAACTGGCATACGGCAGTTCTTTGACAATCCACGTTTGGTCAAATACGTTTCCAAATTCCTCCAAGAGCTGCCCTTATCACGAAA GTTGGAGATAGAGGCAGATCACATTGGAATGCTGCTACTTGCTGCGGCTGGTTTTGATCCATACATAGCCATTGAGGTTCAAGAGAAGCTAGGAAAGATCGGAGGAGATTCAGAATTGCAAAACTACTTTTCTACTCACCCTTCAAGTAAGAAAAGAGCAAAGTATTTGTTGAAAGACAAGGTCATGGAGGAGGCGTTGGAACTATGCAGAGAATCAAGTGTTAGTAAGGCAGAGAAGGCTTCCTCTTGGTCCTAG
- the LOC127306221 gene encoding uncharacterized protein: protein MDAHPPPPPRPKPRLSATTQSSAHTATAGQPAGVRVGKMHKTKSKGRGRSIAHLNKKQNASRAALQQCASEDRFGNLVKSRGDISSNLTKQIVSELSETIVSLASFNGDAVVSECTGIFIKNLCADTTTILTSANLVGSLYGGITDNLTIKVRLPSDRVVIGILDQYNFDYDLAVVKIKRARGFQEAHLSSSQHMQFESSSEVVAVGRCFNSGMLKFINGTVFGPACHGLRQLVLSTSIINMAMTGCPLVDFDGNFVGVTMRRCNRTVFVRMNKILEFLQYSGTTRRVVDVNDKRDSNMFKCCLFLLV from the exons ATGGACGCCcaccctcctccgcctcctcgcccaAAGCCCCGCCTCTCTGCCACCACGCAGTCCTCTGCCCACACCGCCACCGCTGGTCAACCCGCCGGAGTAAG GGTTGGGAAGATGCACAAAACCAAGAGCAAGGGAAGAGGCAGAAGCATAGCACACTTGAATAAAAAGCAAAATGCTAGCAGAGCAGCACTTCAGCAAT GTGCCTCTGAAGATCGATTTGGTAACTTGGTTAAATCCCGTGGAGATATCTCGAGCAATCTCACGAAACAGATAGTCTCAGAACTATCAGAAACTATCGTTTCTCTTGCTTCATTCAATG GAGATGCGGTTGTATCTGAATGCACGGGAATATTTATTAAAAACTTATGTGCGGATACAACAACTATTCTGACTTCAGCTAATCTAGTTGGATCTTTATATGGTGGGATTACTGATAACTTGACG ATTAAAGTGCGTCTTCCCAGTGATCGAGTTGTCATTGGCATTTTAGACCAATATAATTTCGATTATGATCTTGCTGTTGTGAAGATCAAGCGTGCACGTGGTTTTCAGGAAGCACATCTCAGTTCTAGCCAGCATATGCAATTTGAATCCAGTAGTGAGGTAGTAGCTGTTGGGCGTTGTTTCAACTCCGGCATGTTAAAGTTCATAAATGGGACAGTCTTTGGCCCTGCATGTCATGGACTCCGTCAGCTTGTGCTCTCCACATCTATAATTAACATG GCTATGACTGGATGCCCCCTTGTTGATTTTGATGGGAACTTTGTTGGAGTGACCATGCGACGTTGCAATAGGACTGTATTTGTACGAATGAACAAAATTCTTGAATTCCTGCAGTACTCTGGGACAACTAG GCGTGTTGTTGATGTGAATGATAAACGTGATTCAAACATGTTTAAATGCTGTTTGTTTTTGCTTGTTTGA